ATGCGccacagctacccgatgaaggagcagtgctctgaaagctagtgcttccaaataaacctgttggactataacctggtgttgtgtgatttttaacttcatccaggCCAGTCcaccaccggctcctccacatcatttctagtgaacacagcccacacctcccgatgctgccagtaaactttacaacGCTGATGAAATGACACACTCTGCACTCCtggaaaaatttacaatttctaacAAAACAGGCTGCTCATTCACCACTCCACCTGATACACGACATTGGAAGcttagtgcaggaggctgaaagaaatgagcagctttaaaacaaaaacctcttggagctcaaagctttcaatAAGAGTCTGAGCCAAGGGGTAAattcaggtaacctttattgagatccaactttgttacagcttcaaaCCCCCTCAGCAAAAAGGCAGAGAAAACGTAGCTGCTTTTTAAACAGCTCAAGGTCAAAACGCACACTctaccccaccaccccccaacctACCTCACTTTCTTTACTATTGGTCACCACcaagttgtccctttgtaattggatccttggtacagccttaaCCTGGAGGAAGTACTGCCTCACTCGGCAATTTCAACCCATACCCCGTATCCCATCTGctgcagtgggattcaaacccgggagCCCCCGGAACTGGGTTGACAGTCCAGTTGATAACGGCACTCAGCCGTcgctccttcaatccccctgcgatGGTATGTGATCTCGCTGGTGCCTCCGGAGGTTGGTAGAGCgtgtgaagcccttcccgcacagggggcagctgaagggcctctcccccgtgtggctCCGCAGATGGGTCAGCAAGTTGGAGGCCTGGGTAAATCTCTTCCCGCACTCgggacagctgaagggcctctcccccgtgtggacccgctggtgcctcagcagggtggaggaattgctgaaggccttcccacacttggggcagctgaagggcctctctccCGTGTGGATCCACTGGTGGGTTAGCAGGACAGAGGTCTGGGTAAAAGaattcccacactcggggcagctgaagggcctctctccCTTGTGGATCCGCCGGTGGGTTAGCAGGACAGAGGCCTGGGTAAAAGaattcccacactcggggcagctgaagggcctctcccccgtgtggatccgctggtgggtTAGCAgagtggaggaagtgctgaagcccttcccgcagACGGGACAGGGGAACGggctctccccagtgtgactgcgccgatgagtCTCCAGGACAGACGGGACACGGAGGCTTTTCCcgcagtcgccacacttccatgGATTCTCCACGGGGCGGGATTCCTcgggtttctccatggccgaagCTTCAGTTACACACACATGCGTGTGGAGCCCCTCCCCACCCTGAATTCCTCTTCCCAGGCCGTATAACTGTTTCAGGCTACACACTCAGTGCGCtgcaacagtagggtctctcatccagtcccactgatgcgAAAACATactcaaacaggaaccaaaaagctttgctccttctcacagaatcatgcTTGAAAACTGTTGCAGTCCCGATGGATTgactgactgtcagacattgacgtcaaagtgagaactgtagacgctggacagtcagagtcgaaaagtgtggtgctggaaaagcacaacaggtcaggcagcatccgaggagcaggagagtcaacgtttcgggcataaacccttcatctgttgattttgaagcttcagtcttcagatcttca
Above is a genomic segment from Chiloscyllium plagiosum isolate BGI_BamShark_2017 unplaced genomic scaffold, ASM401019v2 scaf_32164, whole genome shotgun sequence containing:
- the LOC122546010 gene encoding gastrula zinc finger protein XlCGF49.1-like; amino-acid sequence: MEKPEESRPVENPWKCGDCGKSLRVPSVLETHRRSHTGESPFPCPVCGKGFSTSSTLLTHQRIHTGERPFSCPECGNSFTQASVLLTHRRIHKGERPFSCPECGKAFSNSSTLLRHQRVHTGERPFSCPECGKRFTQASNLLTHLRSHTGERPFSCPLCGKGFTRSTNLRRHQRDHIPSQGD